In a single window of the Nicotiana tomentosiformis chromosome 8, ASM39032v3, whole genome shotgun sequence genome:
- the LOC138898175 gene encoding uncharacterized protein, which yields MHRNSTLHRPKANGVVEVANKNVKKILRKMVQGSRQCHEKLPFALLGYRTIVCTSVGATPYLLVYGTEEVIPTKLLIPSLQIVAEAEIDDDEWVKTRLKQLSLINEKR from the coding sequence ATGCATCGAAACTCCACTCTGCATCGTCCTAAGGCAAACGGAGTTGTTGAGGTTGCTAACAAGAACGtaaagaagatacttcgtaagATGGTGCAAGGTTCCAGGCAATGTcatgaaaagttaccttttgctttactaGGTTATCGCACTATTGTTTGCACTTCAGTaggtgcaactccttatttgctaGTATATGGAACTGAGGAAGTTATACCTACGAAACTTCTAATTCCATCCCTTCAGATCGTTGctgaagctgaaattgatgatgatgaatggGTCAAAACCCGGCTAAAGCAGTTGAGTTTGATTAATGAGAAAAGATAA